The Mycolicibacterium mageritense genome contains a region encoding:
- a CDS encoding alpha/beta hydrolase, protein MTATTDGRPAFHPDLARLARFIPRELVTSRSLPLLQRLTSWQNRRAPKDVEVLTLTSGSGVRLFRPSGVTEPTPALLWIHGGGYVLGSPAQDDALCRRFAAELGATVAAVKYRLAPQHPYPAGLEDCYAALQWLAALPAVDPARVAVAGASAGGGLTAALALLARDRGEIPLAAQILVYPMLDDRSVGEHLDDAGHRLWTQGSNRFGWSAYLRDADPAAAVPARREDLSGLPPAWVGVGTLDLFHDEDVAYAERLRAAGVPCDVEIVDGAFHGFDQLAPKTAVARSFFASQIATLRKAFSPEH, encoded by the coding sequence GTGACTGCGACCACAGACGGCAGGCCTGCGTTCCATCCCGATCTGGCACGGCTGGCCCGGTTCATCCCGCGCGAGCTCGTGACAAGCCGCTCGCTGCCGCTGTTGCAGCGTCTGACCAGCTGGCAGAACCGGCGCGCACCCAAGGACGTGGAGGTGCTGACCCTGACGTCGGGCTCCGGGGTACGGCTCTTCCGTCCCAGCGGCGTCACCGAACCCACGCCCGCGCTGCTGTGGATCCACGGCGGTGGCTACGTACTCGGCAGCCCCGCACAGGACGACGCCCTGTGCCGCCGCTTCGCCGCCGAACTCGGCGCCACAGTCGCCGCGGTGAAATACCGCCTGGCCCCGCAGCATCCGTACCCAGCCGGGCTCGAAGACTGCTACGCGGCCCTGCAATGGCTCGCGGCGCTGCCCGCGGTGGATCCGGCCCGGGTCGCCGTTGCCGGCGCGAGCGCGGGCGGCGGATTGACCGCGGCGCTTGCCCTACTGGCGCGTGATCGCGGCGAAATACCGCTTGCCGCCCAGATTCTCGTCTACCCCATGCTCGACGACCGTTCCGTCGGTGAGCATCTCGACGACGCGGGCCACCGGTTGTGGACGCAGGGCAGCAACCGGTTCGGCTGGTCGGCCTACCTGCGCGACGCCGACCCTGCCGCCGCGGTCCCGGCCCGCCGGGAAGATCTGTCGGGCCTGCCACCCGCTTGGGTGGGCGTCGGAACCCTCGACCTGTTCCATGACGAGGATGTCGCTTACGCCGAGCGCCTGCGCGCCGCCGGGGTGCCGTGCGACGTGGAGATCGTCGACGGGGCGTTTCACGGATTCGATCAGCTCGCGCCCAAGACCGCAGTGGCACGGTCGTTCTTCGCCAGCCAGATCGCCACGCTGCGAAAGGCTTTCAGCCCCGAGCACTGA
- a CDS encoding BMC domain-containing protein, with the protein MAELRSFIFIDRLQPQTMSYLGTWIKGALPRANQAAQIIEVAPGLDIEGVTDVALKHAEVKAGILVVERQFGYLEFHGETGAVKAAADAALDSLGGDDSAAVRPNVLASRIISSVDHQHAFLINRNKIGSMVLPGESLFVLEVQPASYAILATNEAEKAADIKVVDFRMIGATGRVYLSGAEADVRQAADAARDALARA; encoded by the coding sequence GTGGCTGAACTGCGTTCGTTCATCTTCATCGACCGGCTGCAACCGCAGACCATGTCGTATCTGGGCACCTGGATCAAGGGGGCCCTGCCCCGGGCCAATCAGGCGGCCCAGATCATCGAGGTAGCCCCCGGTCTCGACATCGAGGGCGTCACCGACGTCGCTCTCAAGCACGCCGAGGTCAAGGCCGGAATCCTGGTGGTCGAACGGCAATTCGGCTACCTGGAGTTCCACGGCGAGACCGGCGCGGTCAAGGCCGCGGCCGACGCGGCCCTCGATTCGCTGGGCGGCGACGACAGCGCGGCCGTGCGGCCCAACGTGCTGGCGTCACGCATCATCTCCAGCGTCGACCACCAGCACGCGTTCCTGATCAACCGCAACAAGATCGGGTCGATGGTGCTGCCCGGCGAATCGCTGTTCGTCCTCGAGGTCCAGCCCGCGTCGTACGCGATCCTGGCCACCAACGAGGCCGAGAAGGCCGCCGACATCAAGGTCGTCGACTTCCGGATGATCGGTGCGACCGGTCGGGTGTACCTGTCGGGCGCCGAGGCCGACGTCCGCCAGGCCGCCGACGCCGCAAGGGATGCGTTGGCGCGAGCATGA
- a CDS encoding HD family phosphohydrolase, giving the protein MHEVEDVERLLRSLRGVWDEEAVDELDHALQSAARAREDGADDELILAAALHDLAHSPLIGGPGTHRHDEVARDWLTPRFGDRVGWLAGAHVAAKRYLAATDPAYALSEVSEESLRRQGGPAVDPEFVDHPWWPDALRLRRYDDAAKDPQATGATVGDVLAVAERVARQGH; this is encoded by the coding sequence ATGCATGAGGTGGAAGACGTCGAACGCTTGTTGCGGTCGCTGCGCGGGGTATGGGACGAGGAAGCGGTCGACGAGTTGGATCACGCACTGCAATCGGCGGCCCGGGCCCGTGAGGACGGCGCCGACGACGAGCTGATACTCGCCGCGGCCCTCCACGACCTGGCGCACAGCCCGTTGATCGGCGGGCCGGGAACTCACCGGCACGACGAGGTGGCGCGGGACTGGCTCACGCCGCGCTTCGGTGACCGGGTGGGCTGGCTGGCCGGCGCGCACGTGGCAGCCAAGCGCTATCTGGCCGCGACCGATCCGGCCTACGCGCTCTCGGAGGTCTCAGAGGAGTCGCTGCGCAGGCAGGGCGGGCCCGCGGTCGACCCCGAGTTCGTGGACCACCCGTGGTGGCCGGATGCCCTGCGGCTGCGCCGCTACGACGATGCCGCGAAAGATCCGCAGGCCACCGGCGCCACGGTCGGCGACGTGCTCGCTGTCGCTGAACGGGTTGCGCGGCAAGGGCATTAA
- a CDS encoding class-III pyridoxal-phosphate-dependent aminotransferase encodes MYDYGTFTFESKAEVLDRAKTFWNPDKTQFWTDTGVDLVIDRREGYFLWDMSGRRLIDLHLNGGTYNIGHRNPEVMQAITEGMQHFDVGNHHFPSVARTALAQRLVETAPASIKKVAYGSGGGEAIDIALKSARHATKRRKIVSIVKAYHGHTGLAVATGDDRFAKFFLADQPDEFLQVPFNDLEAMERVLAPGDVAAVIMETIPATYGFPLPAPGYLEAVKALTEKHGTLYIADEVQTGLMRTGELWCITKHGIEPDILVTGKGLSGGMYPITAALLSDRAAQWLDEDGFGHISTFGGAELGCVAALKTLEICTRPEVRSMVHYIADLFDHGLRRIQADHPDWFVGIRQNGVVIGLEFDHPEGAKFVMRELYENGVWAIFSTLDPRVLQFKPGLLLSRELCEDVLDRLAVAVSRAETVVRGRKAS; translated from the coding sequence ATGTACGACTACGGCACGTTCACGTTCGAGTCCAAGGCCGAGGTGCTTGACCGGGCGAAAACGTTCTGGAATCCAGACAAGACGCAATTCTGGACGGACACCGGTGTCGATCTGGTGATCGACCGCCGCGAGGGATATTTCCTGTGGGACATGAGCGGACGCCGCCTGATCGACCTGCATCTCAACGGTGGCACCTACAACATCGGTCACCGCAATCCCGAAGTGATGCAGGCGATTACCGAAGGAATGCAGCACTTCGACGTCGGAAACCACCACTTCCCTTCGGTGGCACGCACCGCCCTCGCACAGCGCCTCGTCGAGACCGCGCCGGCGTCGATCAAGAAGGTGGCATACGGGTCCGGAGGCGGTGAGGCCATCGACATCGCCCTCAAGAGCGCCCGGCACGCCACCAAGCGCCGAAAGATCGTCTCGATCGTCAAGGCCTACCACGGCCACACGGGCCTGGCCGTGGCCACCGGGGACGACCGATTCGCCAAGTTCTTCCTGGCCGACCAGCCCGACGAGTTCCTGCAGGTGCCGTTCAACGACCTCGAAGCGATGGAACGGGTGCTGGCCCCAGGCGACGTCGCCGCGGTGATCATGGAGACCATTCCGGCCACGTACGGGTTCCCGCTTCCCGCACCGGGTTACCTCGAAGCCGTCAAGGCTCTCACCGAGAAGCACGGAACGCTCTACATCGCCGACGAGGTGCAGACCGGCCTGATGCGCACGGGTGAACTGTGGTGCATCACCAAACACGGCATCGAGCCCGACATCCTCGTCACCGGTAAGGGCCTGTCCGGCGGCATGTACCCGATCACCGCTGCGCTGCTCAGCGATCGGGCCGCGCAGTGGCTCGACGAGGACGGCTTCGGCCACATCTCCACGTTCGGCGGCGCCGAGCTGGGCTGCGTGGCCGCCCTCAAGACGCTGGAGATCTGCACGCGTCCCGAGGTGCGCTCGATGGTGCACTACATCGCGGACCTCTTCGATCACGGGCTGCGCCGGATCCAGGCCGACCATCCCGACTGGTTCGTCGGCATCCGGCAGAACGGCGTGGTGATCGGGCTCGAGTTCGACCATCCCGAAGGCGCCAAGTTCGTCATGCGAGAGCTCTACGAGAACGGGGTGTGGGCGATCTTCTCGACGCTGGATCCCCGTGTGCTGCAGTTCAAACCGGGTCTTCTGCTCTCGCGTGAGCTGTGCGAGGACGTCCTGGACCGCCTCGCTGTCGCGGTGTCCAGGGCCGAGACCGTCGTGAGAGGACGTAAAGCGTCATGA
- a CDS encoding APC family permease: MTEQAVAGSENTAHDVQRLKRNAVGTIGVIFMAVATAAPITAMVGNVPIAVGFGNGSHAPAGYIVATVVLGLFAVGYATMAKHITATGAFYGYISHGLGRIVGMASGALITMAYVVFEASLIGIFSFFFQNLLSSQLGIHIHWIIPALLMLTANAILTYFDVNLTAKVLGVFLVTEIVMLALGALAVLFKGGGPDGFAVAETLNPLGAFSPAAGIAGASAGLGLFFAFWSWVGFESTAMYGEESRDPKRIIPRATMLSVIGVGLFYVFVSWMAIAGTGPQHSVELAQDASTSSEIFFGPVRNTYGEWAITVFNILLVTGSFACGMAFHNCASRYLYALGREGLSKGLQKTLGATHPTHGSPHIASFVQSGITLVIILAFLFAGMDPYVHMYTLLAILGTMAILIVQSLCAFSVISYFHIRKNHPVSKHWFKTLIAPGLGGIGMLYVVYLLWEHKDAAAGTASGTLLFTLTPWIVVGLFIFGAALATYFKLRDPRRYELIGRIVYEDTVERD; encoded by the coding sequence ATGACCGAACAAGCTGTCGCTGGTAGCGAAAACACAGCTCATGACGTACAGCGACTAAAACGAAACGCCGTCGGCACCATCGGCGTCATCTTCATGGCGGTCGCAACGGCCGCGCCGATCACGGCAATGGTCGGCAATGTTCCCATCGCTGTCGGCTTTGGAAATGGTTCGCACGCTCCGGCCGGTTACATCGTGGCCACGGTCGTGCTGGGTCTGTTTGCCGTCGGCTACGCCACGATGGCCAAGCACATCACCGCGACCGGGGCCTTCTACGGCTACATCTCGCACGGTCTGGGCCGCATCGTCGGCATGGCCAGCGGCGCCCTGATCACCATGGCGTATGTGGTGTTCGAGGCTTCGCTGATCGGCATCTTCTCGTTCTTCTTCCAGAACCTGCTGTCCTCACAGCTGGGCATCCACATCCACTGGATCATCCCGGCCCTGCTCATGCTGACCGCCAATGCGATCCTGACGTACTTCGACGTCAACCTCACGGCCAAGGTGCTCGGGGTGTTCCTGGTGACCGAGATCGTGATGCTGGCGCTCGGTGCGCTGGCGGTGCTGTTCAAGGGCGGCGGACCGGACGGCTTCGCGGTGGCCGAGACGCTCAACCCGTTGGGTGCGTTCTCGCCTGCGGCCGGAATCGCCGGTGCCAGTGCAGGTCTGGGCCTGTTCTTCGCATTCTGGTCGTGGGTCGGATTCGAATCCACCGCGATGTACGGCGAGGAATCCCGCGATCCCAAGCGCATCATCCCGCGGGCGACCATGCTCAGCGTGATCGGCGTCGGCCTGTTCTACGTCTTCGTGTCCTGGATGGCGATCGCAGGGACCGGCCCGCAGCATTCAGTCGAACTCGCGCAGGACGCCTCGACGTCCTCGGAGATCTTCTTCGGCCCGGTGCGCAACACCTATGGCGAGTGGGCCATCACGGTTTTCAACATCCTGCTGGTGACCGGCTCGTTCGCGTGCGGCATGGCCTTCCATAACTGTGCCTCGCGGTACCTCTATGCACTGGGCCGCGAAGGGCTGTCCAAGGGGCTGCAGAAGACCCTGGGCGCAACGCATCCCACACACGGCTCGCCGCACATCGCATCGTTCGTGCAGAGCGGTATCACGTTGGTGATCATCTTGGCGTTCCTGTTCGCCGGCATGGATCCGTACGTGCACATGTACACGCTGCTGGCCATCCTCGGCACCATGGCGATCCTGATCGTGCAGTCGCTCTGCGCGTTCTCGGTGATCAGCTACTTCCACATCCGCAAGAACCACCCGGTGTCCAAGCACTGGTTCAAGACCCTGATCGCTCCCGGTCTCGGCGGTATCGGCATGCTCTACGTGGTCTACCTGCTGTGGGAGCACAAAGACGCGGCTGCGGGTACTGCATCGGGCACGCTGCTGTTCACGCTGACCCCGTGGATCGTGGTGGGGCTGTTCATCTTCGGTGCGGCCTTGGCGACCTACTTCAAGCTGCGGGATCCACGCCGATATGAGCTGATCGGCCGGATCGTGTACGAAGACACCGTCGAACGCGACTGA
- a CDS encoding aldehyde dehydrogenase family protein, with amino-acid sequence MTNTAQAGHMLERARWAAAAYADYDASAVTTIVNAVAEAGYAEAERFATEAVAETGMGVAADKVTKNRACSRGIVDFYRGEDYVSPRIDEARKIVELPRPAGVVLALTPTTNPVATVYFKVILALMTRNAVVVAPHPRAKRCSADAARVLAEAAVAAGAPDGIVQVVDEPSIPLVQALMADERTDVIVATGGTGVVRAAYSSGNPALGVGPGNVPVFVDASADINAAAKRIVDSKAFDNSVLCTNESVLIVEEVVADKLRAALTRAGAHILDEDGARRLRDYMFTDGHLNTDVVGRDAAWIAGQAGLRVTPKTRVLIAPFSDVITEEMLAHEKLSPVLGMTTVADAARGIRAARAVVRIGGAGHSAAIHSENPAVITDFAAQVPVLRVSVNVGNSTGSSGLDTNLAPSMTIGTGFVGRSSIGENLQPQNLINWARVAYNSEPGVVMGNFAGINPWRSPAAPVPEYPRASNDRDGVPVAPRRSYPAVSRSSDPGLDALRAELRALVVEELAQLIKR; translated from the coding sequence ATGACCAATACCGCACAGGCCGGTCACATGCTCGAGCGCGCCCGCTGGGCCGCGGCGGCATACGCCGACTACGACGCATCCGCGGTGACCACAATCGTCAACGCCGTTGCCGAGGCCGGCTACGCCGAGGCCGAACGGTTCGCCACCGAGGCGGTCGCCGAGACCGGCATGGGCGTCGCGGCCGACAAGGTGACCAAGAACCGCGCCTGCTCACGCGGCATCGTCGACTTCTATCGCGGAGAAGACTATGTCTCCCCGCGGATCGATGAAGCCCGCAAGATCGTGGAGCTGCCGCGGCCCGCAGGCGTCGTGCTGGCCCTGACCCCGACCACCAATCCCGTTGCCACGGTGTACTTCAAGGTGATCTTGGCACTCATGACGCGCAACGCCGTTGTGGTCGCGCCACACCCGCGGGCCAAGCGGTGCTCGGCCGACGCGGCCCGCGTGCTGGCCGAGGCCGCCGTCGCCGCGGGCGCACCGGACGGCATCGTGCAGGTGGTCGACGAGCCGTCCATCCCGCTCGTGCAGGCGCTGATGGCCGACGAACGCACCGACGTCATCGTCGCGACGGGCGGCACCGGCGTCGTCCGGGCCGCGTACTCGTCGGGCAATCCGGCGCTCGGCGTCGGCCCGGGCAACGTGCCGGTGTTCGTCGACGCCAGTGCGGACATCAATGCCGCGGCCAAGCGCATCGTCGACAGCAAGGCTTTCGACAATTCGGTGCTGTGCACCAATGAGTCGGTGCTCATCGTGGAGGAAGTCGTCGCCGACAAGCTGCGTGCGGCCCTGACCCGCGCGGGTGCACACATCCTCGACGAGGACGGCGCCCGCCGGTTGCGGGACTACATGTTCACCGACGGACACCTCAATACCGACGTGGTCGGGCGCGACGCCGCGTGGATCGCGGGGCAGGCCGGGCTTCGGGTGACCCCCAAGACGCGGGTGCTCATCGCGCCGTTCAGCGACGTGATCACCGAAGAGATGCTGGCCCACGAGAAACTGTCGCCGGTGCTCGGCATGACGACCGTGGCCGACGCCGCGCGTGGCATCCGGGCCGCCCGGGCGGTGGTGCGGATCGGTGGTGCGGGACATTCCGCCGCCATCCACAGCGAGAACCCCGCCGTGATCACCGATTTCGCGGCTCAGGTACCCGTGCTGCGGGTCTCGGTCAACGTCGGGAACTCGACCGGCAGCTCCGGGCTGGACACCAACCTGGCACCGTCGATGACCATCGGCACGGGATTCGTCGGGCGCAGCTCGATCGGTGAGAACCTGCAGCCGCAGAACCTCATCAACTGGGCCCGCGTCGCCTACAACAGCGAACCCGGCGTGGTCATGGGCAATTTCGCGGGCATCAACCCATGGCGCTCACCGGCCGCGCCGGTGCCCGAGTATCCCCGCGCGTCCAACGACCGTGACGGTGTCCCGGTTGCGCCGCGCCGCTCGTACCCAGCCGTCAGCCGGTCGTCCGATCCGGGACTGGACGCGCTGCGGGCCGAACTGCGCGCACTGGTCGTCGAAGAACTCGCACAACTGATCAAGAGGTAG
- a CDS encoding GntR family transcriptional regulator, producing the protein MLADLAEGDPVPAERELAVRFGVARETVRQALHELLVAGRIERRGRGTVVSRPKLTQPLSLKSYTEGAVAMGRTPGRLLVTWETIGATTELASALDVSIGDAVMHLERVLLADDQRIGLESTYLPSARFGGLKTTFDPVTSLYAAIRAGGVEFGSATERIETALASPREAALLESTTAMPMLLLNRRSLDTEGVPIEVVRALYRGDRVAFETLLT; encoded by the coding sequence ATGCTGGCCGACCTCGCCGAGGGCGATCCGGTGCCCGCCGAGCGCGAACTCGCGGTGCGCTTCGGCGTGGCCCGCGAGACCGTCCGCCAAGCGCTGCACGAACTGCTGGTGGCCGGGCGCATAGAGCGACGCGGCCGCGGGACCGTGGTGTCGCGCCCCAAGCTCACGCAGCCGCTGAGCCTGAAGTCCTACACAGAAGGCGCGGTGGCGATGGGCCGCACGCCTGGCCGACTGCTGGTGACGTGGGAGACCATTGGTGCCACCACGGAACTGGCTTCAGCCCTTGATGTTTCGATCGGTGACGCCGTCATGCATCTGGAACGCGTGCTGCTGGCCGACGATCAGCGCATCGGCCTGGAGAGCACCTACCTGCCCTCGGCGCGGTTCGGTGGGCTGAAGACCACGTTCGATCCGGTGACGTCGCTGTATGCGGCGATCCGCGCCGGCGGCGTCGAATTCGGCTCGGCCACCGAACGCATCGAGACCGCGCTGGCCTCACCGCGCGAAGCCGCGCTGCTCGAATCGACGACGGCAATGCCGATGCTGCTGCTCAACCGGCGGTCACTGGACACCGAAGGGGTGCCGATCGAGGTGGTCCGCGCGTTGTACCGCGGCGACCGGGTGGCGTTCGAGACGCTCTTGACGTGA
- a CDS encoding ArgE/DapE family deacylase has product MTSTSTDTHTRAMTAVDALADEMISTLSEVIAVPSVNPKYPGQVYDDVVGLEGRVSSMMAEVYVDAGADVETWAVEPGRDNAVGTIKGSGGGRSLIFNGHVDVVPPGNPDRWTADPFSGRIDDDRVWGRGASDMKAGLVAQAFAVKALRRAGISLRGDLIIQAVVGEEVMDHECGVSSTVEHGYRADAAVVAEPSGPTNLGVIPVTPGLLWFSVTVRGKATHSSMRGQTIRAGGGGSAVGVNAIDKGMLVFEAMRRLEDEWAFTKKHPLFAPGHFTIHPGVVQGGPHGVLVPFILSEYMTIEYCIWYPPQDDPEAVKAEVEAQIQAIAQTDGWLRENPPAVEWKLNWPANDPGPAAADITAAISAAHERVAGATPYQGPPTVAGFCAVEDSSFLTAAGIPSISYGPGDLRVAHADDEYCLIEEVRIAARTYASLALDWCGVAAGD; this is encoded by the coding sequence ATGACCAGTACGAGCACCGACACGCACACCAGGGCCATGACGGCCGTGGACGCGCTCGCCGACGAGATGATCTCCACGCTGTCGGAAGTGATCGCGGTTCCCAGCGTCAACCCAAAATATCCCGGGCAGGTGTACGACGACGTGGTCGGCTTGGAAGGCCGAGTGTCGTCGATGATGGCGGAGGTGTACGTCGACGCGGGTGCCGACGTCGAGACGTGGGCCGTCGAACCCGGGCGGGACAACGCCGTCGGCACCATAAAGGGCAGCGGCGGCGGGAGGTCGCTGATCTTCAACGGCCACGTCGACGTCGTCCCGCCGGGAAACCCGGACCGGTGGACTGCCGACCCGTTCTCCGGGCGCATCGATGACGACCGAGTGTGGGGCCGCGGTGCCAGCGACATGAAGGCGGGGCTCGTGGCGCAGGCGTTCGCCGTCAAAGCGCTTCGCCGGGCCGGTATTTCGCTGCGGGGCGACCTCATCATCCAGGCAGTCGTCGGTGAGGAGGTCATGGACCATGAATGTGGTGTCAGCTCGACGGTCGAGCACGGTTACCGCGCCGACGCGGCCGTGGTCGCCGAGCCGAGCGGCCCGACCAATCTCGGCGTCATCCCGGTCACACCCGGGCTCCTGTGGTTCTCGGTCACAGTGCGCGGCAAGGCCACGCACTCGTCGATGCGCGGGCAGACGATCCGCGCCGGTGGCGGTGGCTCAGCCGTCGGGGTCAACGCCATCGACAAAGGCATGTTGGTCTTCGAGGCGATGCGGAGACTGGAGGACGAGTGGGCGTTCACCAAGAAACACCCGCTGTTCGCGCCCGGGCATTTCACCATCCATCCCGGTGTCGTTCAGGGCGGCCCGCACGGTGTGCTCGTGCCGTTCATCCTCTCGGAGTACATGACGATCGAATACTGCATCTGGTATCCGCCGCAGGACGATCCCGAGGCTGTGAAAGCCGAGGTCGAAGCGCAGATCCAGGCGATCGCACAAACCGACGGCTGGCTGCGCGAGAACCCGCCCGCCGTGGAATGGAAGCTCAATTGGCCGGCCAACGACCCAGGCCCGGCTGCGGCCGACATCACCGCGGCGATCTCCGCCGCGCACGAACGAGTCGCCGGTGCGACGCCTTACCAGGGGCCGCCGACGGTCGCCGGTTTCTGCGCGGTGGAAGACAGCAGTTTCCTCACAGCCGCGGGGATTCCGTCGATCAGCTACGGACCGGGTGATCTGAGAGTGGCCCACGCCGACGACGAGTACTGCCTCATCGAAGAAGTCCGGATCGCCGCCCGCACCTACGCGTCACTGGCCCTGGACTGGTGCGGTGTTGCGGCCGGCGACTGA
- a CDS encoding helix-turn-helix transcriptional regulator, which produces MSTRPSPLEFVADIASICAEPAPAAACATAVLDQLAQYIPLEAAALSMFDPVEGRHVTVAQRGYPSTVLEYLNTGFAADDPAFHTMRFRNPTPLRWCDVPNYRGMFSAHEVFIPGGFHEGVTSCLFTRDGRYTGALHLSSDAPLPISDSAVDTLTALQRVIAPLVDAMRTPAGHGVTELLGNADEAAMMTTDGRLAAVAGVRRDRWLTDGSPLTAELASRPAEHVPQRFTWVCPDGRCHAIRTTKLMSGTLVTVRESPAPYRLSPREVEVLTLLARGLANPGIGAALTLSPRTVATHVEHILAKLGCATRVAAAGKAVAEGIVPAAAPTG; this is translated from the coding sequence ATGAGTACACGTCCTTCGCCATTGGAGTTCGTCGCCGACATCGCCAGCATCTGCGCCGAGCCGGCGCCCGCCGCGGCATGCGCCACTGCCGTGCTCGACCAGCTGGCACAGTACATTCCGCTCGAGGCAGCTGCCCTTTCGATGTTCGATCCTGTCGAGGGCCGCCATGTCACCGTCGCCCAGCGGGGCTACCCATCGACCGTGTTGGAATACCTCAACACCGGCTTCGCCGCCGACGACCCGGCGTTCCACACCATGCGGTTTCGCAACCCCACCCCGTTGCGCTGGTGTGACGTCCCGAATTACCGGGGCATGTTCAGCGCACACGAGGTGTTCATCCCCGGTGGCTTCCACGAAGGCGTCACCAGCTGTCTGTTCACCAGGGACGGCCGTTACACCGGAGCGCTGCACCTGAGTTCCGACGCGCCCCTGCCGATCAGCGACAGTGCTGTCGACACGTTGACCGCGCTACAGCGAGTCATCGCACCACTCGTCGATGCCATGCGGACGCCCGCCGGCCACGGTGTAACCGAACTGCTCGGCAACGCAGACGAAGCGGCGATGATGACCACCGACGGCCGTCTGGCCGCGGTGGCCGGTGTTCGCCGGGACCGCTGGCTGACGGACGGCTCGCCGCTGACCGCCGAACTGGCTTCGCGCCCAGCCGAACACGTCCCGCAACGGTTCACCTGGGTGTGCCCCGATGGCCGATGTCACGCGATCCGCACCACGAAACTGATGTCGGGCACCCTCGTGACCGTCAGAGAATCCCCTGCGCCCTATCGCCTTTCGCCGCGCGAAGTCGAAGTGCTCACCCTTTTGGCCCGCGGCCTCGCCAACCCCGGAATCGGCGCTGCGCTCACGTTGAGCCCGCGGACCGTGGCAACTCACGTCGAACACATCTTGGCCAAACTGGGCTGCGCCACCCGCGTCGCGGCGGCAGGCAAGGCCGTGGCCGAGGGCATCGTCCCGGCCGCGGCTCCCACCGGCTAG
- a CDS encoding SDR family NAD(P)-dependent oxidoreductase — protein MIDLAGKKALVTGGSSGIGRAIAETLARAGAHVCVADITEAAREGGEPTAARIAAHGGSAEFVTLDVTESAHVAAVFSELDERLGGVDILVNNAGVLREGSVADTDDETWRVQFSVNVDGTFHCTREMVRALLRARRPGKIVNISSISGFRGNPGFAAYCASKGAIVNFTRQVALDYAAQGINVNAVAPGFVTTQMTALYDRATHDALAGQTPRGTWASPQDVANAVLFLSSSLADHICGENVLVDGGWTIGTPVSV, from the coding sequence ATGATCGATCTTGCGGGCAAGAAGGCCCTTGTCACCGGTGGCTCATCGGGTATCGGACGTGCGATCGCCGAGACGCTGGCAAGAGCGGGCGCTCACGTTTGCGTCGCCGACATCACCGAAGCGGCAAGGGAGGGCGGAGAACCGACGGCGGCCCGCATCGCCGCACACGGCGGTTCGGCGGAGTTCGTGACGTTGGACGTGACCGAATCCGCGCATGTCGCTGCAGTGTTCAGTGAGCTCGACGAGCGCCTCGGCGGCGTCGACATCCTGGTCAACAACGCCGGCGTGCTGCGAGAGGGCAGTGTCGCAGACACCGACGACGAGACATGGCGGGTTCAGTTCTCGGTGAATGTCGACGGCACGTTCCATTGCACTCGGGAGATGGTGCGGGCGTTGTTGCGAGCGCGCCGCCCCGGCAAGATCGTCAACATCAGCTCGATCAGCGGTTTCCGGGGCAATCCCGGGTTCGCGGCCTACTGCGCGAGCAAGGGGGCGATCGTGAACTTCACCCGCCAGGTCGCGCTCGACTATGCCGCGCAGGGCATCAACGTGAATGCGGTGGCGCCGGGGTTCGTCACCACCCAGATGACCGCTCTCTATGACCGAGCCACCCACGACGCGCTGGCCGGCCAAACCCCACGCGGCACATGGGCGTCACCGCAGGATGTGGCCAATGCCGTGCTGTTTCTCAGCTCGTCGCTGGCCGACCACATCTGTGGCGAGAACGTCCTGGTCGACGGAGGCTGGACCATTGGGACGCCGGTGAGCGTCTAG
- a CDS encoding EutN/CcmL family microcompartment protein, giving the protein MISATVTGNVWSSRRIEGIPAGAFLEVEIDGTGSRMIAFDVLGSGVGEHVLIAQGSVAASWFTGTPPPVDALIIGSIDSNPNK; this is encoded by the coding sequence ATGATTTCAGCGACTGTGACCGGCAACGTGTGGTCGAGCAGGCGCATCGAAGGCATTCCGGCCGGCGCCTTCCTCGAAGTCGAGATCGACGGCACCGGATCCCGGATGATCGCGTTCGACGTGCTCGGCAGCGGAGTCGGTGAGCACGTCCTCATCGCGCAGGGTTCGGTCGCCGCGAGCTGGTTCACCGGAACCCCGCCCCCGGTCGACGCACTCATCATCGGATCCATCGATTCCAACCCCAACAAATAA